The following nucleotide sequence is from Arenicella chitinivorans.
GATCACCATGACCGCACCGATTCGCTCACGATACAACCCAAAGTTCTTCGAACAGGAGCTGGCAATCAGCACTTCCGGTAACCGTTTGACCGCCTCTCGTACGCCGTACGCATCTTCATTTAAACCGTCGCCAAAGCCCTGATAAGCCACATCGATAAAGGGAGTCAACTGTCGTTCAGCCAAGACACTGATCACTTGATCCCATTGCTCAGGCGTAATATCCGCACCGGTTGGATTGTGACAACATCCGTGCAACAACACCACATCGCCAATTGGAATCGCTTGTAAAGAACTCAGCATTTTACTGAAATCCACAGCGTGTGTTTCTGGACTGTAGTACGCGTACTTTTCAAGCTTCAAACCCGCACTCTGGAGTAATGGAAAATGGTTCGCCCAGGTTGGGTCACTGACCCAAACCGTGGCCCCTTCACGCGCGTGCATCAACAATTCAGCACCCATTCGTAACGCGCCGCAGCCGCCTGGTGTCATCACCGCACCAACCCGATCACCCAATTGAGCGCTCAGCGAATCGCCTAACAGAAGTTGCGTCATGTGTTGTAAAAATAATGGATCACCAGCCTGTGGGGCATACGACTTGGTCTCCTGCGCGTCGATTAACTGAGCTTCCGCCTTTTTTACAGCCGTAAAAATCGGTGTCACGCCATGAGCGTTCTGATACACACCAATCGACAGGTTGATTTTGTCGGGGTTCGAGTCTTGCTGAAAGGTTTGATTAAGCCCCAGAATAGGGTCGGCGGGCAGTGTTTCTAATTTTCCAAACATGAGCGAATGTATTCAATACGAAAATTGTTGAGAGTAAACAAGGAGTGGATTATTCCGAGCTATGATTGTCCGCGTCCTCGCTTGTAGGATCGGTTTCCAACCCATCAGGGGCCAGTGTGGGGCGCTTTATTTCAGCCAAATATTTGAATAACAATCGAGCTGACTTCGGCGGTTTATTACGTTTTTGCTCATTGGCAGCATTGCGAACCAGCTGGCGGATATGTTGACGATCGATAACCGGGAACTGGTCGATGAGATCGGTGAGAAGGCCTTCGTCACCTGCGATCAATCGATCACGCCATTGCTCCAGCTGGTGCAACTCGGCTGTCTGCTGTTTTGATGGCTGCTTTTGCCGTGCGAGC
It contains:
- the yjgA gene encoding ribosome biogenesis factor YjgA; protein product: MNEREYAVRPNKTQIKREIKVLNELGQELIKMPESALKKVPLSDAMRQAVKDGKRFQRGALQRQLRRIATLMQEEDVEAIQLELARQKQPSKQQTAELHQLEQWRDRLIAGDEGLLTDLIDQFPVIDRQHIRQLVRNAANEQKRNKPPKSARLLFKYLAEIKRPTLAPDGLETDPTSEDADNHSSE
- a CDS encoding amino acid aminotransferase, which encodes MFGKLETLPADPILGLNQTFQQDSNPDKINLSIGVYQNAHGVTPIFTAVKKAEAQLIDAQETKSYAPQAGDPLFLQHMTQLLLGDSLSAQLGDRVGAVMTPGGCGALRMGAELLMHAREGATVWVSDPTWANHFPLLQSAGLKLEKYAYYSPETHAVDFSKMLSSLQAIPIGDVVLLHGCCHNPTGADITPEQWDQVISVLAERQLTPFIDVAYQGFGDGLNEDAYGVREAVKRLPEVLIASSCSKNFGLYRERIGAVMVITPDSKTTAAAKSHILTAARSSYSMSPYHGGGIVGHLLSDPALTQEWRSELEQVRARMNRLRGELADGLNQSQTVKDFSFVAQSKGMFCYLGIPLDAVRALRSEFGIYLLDSTRINVAGLSTENLPVIIDRVSKVLQR